One Umboniibacter marinipuniceus DNA window includes the following coding sequences:
- a CDS encoding mechanosensitive ion channel family protein, whose amino-acid sequence MSPYVKVSTNLVIVLTAIVSASSSMGQELSDTPEIALGQLSELIRWSGVLSSVVLVLAVVVGMRFIHNIVQQISEQFVQRRLLLHKLETILQFAVYITTTIVVFNLSLRVDERVLALIGGTLAVAVGFGLKDLVASFIAGLIIMIDRPFQVGDRLSFDEQYGDVVSIGLRSVRLKTLNDDIVTIPNNKFLSDTTVSGNFGELDMHVGMDFFIGYDQDVSTARAIIEEAAASSRYIHLPRPIVVLVEQTVLDNYVAIKLRLKAYVLDTRYEKLFETDVNLRVIEAFRKKDIKPAAILHRHLQHPESEPAQPPLENSAKGTNS is encoded by the coding sequence ATGAGTCCTTACGTCAAAGTCTCAACTAATTTAGTTATTGTATTAACCGCCATCGTTTCAGCTTCAAGCAGTATGGGGCAGGAGCTGAGTGACACTCCCGAGATTGCCTTGGGGCAACTAAGTGAGCTTATTCGTTGGTCTGGTGTGCTCAGCTCTGTAGTGCTCGTTCTAGCGGTGGTTGTGGGCATGCGATTTATCCACAATATTGTTCAACAAATTAGCGAGCAATTCGTTCAACGTCGCTTGCTACTGCATAAACTAGAAACTATCCTGCAATTTGCAGTCTATATCACCACTACCATCGTGGTGTTCAACCTCTCTCTCCGCGTTGATGAGCGCGTACTGGCCCTGATTGGCGGCACGCTCGCTGTCGCAGTAGGTTTCGGGCTAAAAGATCTTGTTGCGTCGTTCATTGCGGGCTTGATCATTATGATCGATCGCCCCTTCCAGGTCGGTGATCGGCTAAGCTTCGATGAGCAATACGGGGACGTTGTTAGTATCGGCCTCCGCTCAGTTCGTTTAAAAACCCTCAACGATGATATTGTCACGATACCCAATAATAAATTTCTCTCAGATACCACTGTCAGTGGAAACTTTGGCGAACTCGACATGCATGTGGGCATGGATTTTTTTATTGGCTACGATCAAGATGTCTCGACGGCTCGCGCTATCATCGAAGAAGCGGCTGCGAGTAGTCGCTATATTCATCTACCCCGACCTATTGTTGTCTTGGTAGAACAAACCGTGCTCGATAATTATGTCGCGATTAAACTCCGCCTAAAAGCCTACGTGCTAGATACCCGCTACGAAAAGCTATTCGAAACTGATGTCAATCTACGGGTCATTGAAGCCTTCAGAAAGAAGGATATTAAACCCGCTGCGATTCTGCATCGACACCTTCAGCACCCAGAGAGTGAGCCAGCCCAACCCCCGCTAGAGAACAGCGCCAAAGGAACTAACAGCTAA
- a CDS encoding M4 family metallopeptidase, producing MKLFSVLVLAALSVSAFGDSLNTNQIKHYSFTLSAGNSYEISLSSNAGACANTEEGTCCVLLANQFAQRPAIDFFEAIAATNGNNPDNPPASIILERATDGVASVAVYAVNACTFDPPRITDLGPSNAMATTGAGTGQLGNRVSLNTLQVGTTDYLLQDLSRQTDADGDQPIGAKILAEAAFGYYHPIRRALSEQSADSNNIWDSEIQEELTDANHHSGIVYDYWREVLGINSFDDQGATMLALVNVSYPARPTQFCDEIIPRGSLFNAFWNGETIVFTPRNQADRNGKIWPISLVAALDVAAHEWGHAVSDRAVDLRYQRESGALNEAFSDWMGIAVEFYSGEDNWTMGEGVVTIRDIKDPLNYGQPEIYQGDRWTDTSVAACPNPDICENDYCGVHRNSGVANKMFYLLANGGTFNGETVDGIGLDLAMQISYDAIRYYWTSDETFLGARLGMEDAALGYSAGAAEQVAKAWRAVGVLTNSELNGSESNENSVTTDSGESSSSGGCSLSEPGSNNGLGWLALAALAWWLRRRLNSTPLC from the coding sequence ATGAAACTTTTCAGCGTGTTAGTGCTCGCCGCTTTATCCGTTTCGGCCTTTGGTGATTCACTCAATACCAACCAAATAAAACATTACTCTTTCACCCTATCGGCGGGTAACAGCTACGAGATCAGCCTTTCAAGCAACGCCGGGGCATGTGCCAATACCGAAGAAGGGACTTGTTGTGTCCTGCTCGCAAATCAGTTCGCACAGCGCCCGGCCATCGATTTCTTCGAGGCCATCGCCGCGACTAACGGGAATAACCCTGACAATCCGCCTGCAAGCATCATCCTGGAACGAGCCACTGATGGGGTAGCGTCGGTTGCTGTTTACGCAGTGAACGCATGTACTTTCGACCCTCCGAGGATTACCGATCTTGGTCCAAGCAATGCTATGGCTACCACCGGCGCGGGTACTGGCCAACTAGGAAATAGGGTTAGCTTAAACACCCTTCAAGTTGGCACCACTGACTATCTCCTGCAAGATTTAAGTCGCCAGACTGATGCCGATGGCGATCAGCCAATCGGTGCAAAGATTTTAGCTGAAGCAGCGTTTGGTTATTATCATCCGATTCGCCGAGCCCTCAGCGAGCAATCGGCTGATAGCAATAACATTTGGGATAGTGAAATCCAGGAAGAACTTACAGACGCCAACCACCATTCGGGCATCGTCTACGATTACTGGCGCGAAGTACTTGGCATCAATTCATTTGATGATCAGGGCGCCACGATGTTGGCATTGGTGAATGTGTCCTACCCTGCACGCCCTACTCAGTTCTGTGACGAAATTATTCCAAGGGGGTCGCTTTTTAACGCATTTTGGAATGGTGAAACCATTGTTTTCACCCCCCGAAACCAAGCAGATAGAAACGGCAAAATATGGCCAATAAGCCTGGTTGCAGCGCTAGATGTCGCCGCCCATGAGTGGGGCCATGCCGTTTCCGATAGAGCGGTCGATCTCCGCTATCAACGTGAGTCAGGCGCGCTCAATGAAGCCTTTTCAGACTGGATGGGGATTGCCGTGGAGTTCTATTCGGGTGAGGACAACTGGACCATGGGAGAAGGTGTGGTCACTATTCGCGACATTAAGGATCCGCTTAATTATGGACAACCCGAAATATATCAAGGTGATCGATGGACTGACACCAGTGTTGCAGCCTGTCCCAATCCAGACATCTGCGAGAATGATTACTGCGGTGTGCATCGTAATAGCGGCGTGGCGAACAAGATGTTTTATCTGCTTGCAAACGGCGGAACGTTTAATGGCGAAACCGTTGATGGGATTGGCTTGGATCTTGCGATGCAAATTTCCTACGATGCGATTCGTTACTACTGGACCTCCGATGAGACCTTCCTCGGCGCGAGACTAGGTATGGAAGATGCGGCTCTGGGCTATAGCGCCGGCGCCGCGGAGCAGGTGGCCAAGGCATGGAGGGCGGTTGGGGTGCTAACCAATTCCGAGCTAAACGGTTCTGAATCAAATGAAAATTCGGTTACAACGGATAGTGGCGAGTCGTCAAGCTCCGGTGGCTGCAGTCTGTCGGAACCCGGATCTAATAACGGTCTAGGCTGGTTGGCGTTAGCTGCCCTTGCCTGGTGGCTGCGTAGACGCTTGAATTCAACGCCACTTTGTTAG
- the mrtJ gene encoding JDVT-CTERM system glutamic-type intramembrane protease MrtJ, whose translation MTELSALHIGIFVILMPVVEELLFRGILQEQLYRILPKDKGRQLNISFANLVTSVIFSLTHWLFRDSVTALLVFPASLLFGWLYERHHTLTLPLAVHILANFLFLWATSIFYGVPTL comes from the coding sequence ATGACCGAGCTTTCAGCCCTCCACATCGGTATCTTTGTCATCCTGATGCCCGTTGTCGAGGAATTGTTATTTAGAGGAATATTACAGGAACAACTCTATCGAATATTACCCAAGGACAAGGGACGCCAGTTAAATATTAGCTTTGCCAACTTGGTCACCTCCGTTATTTTTTCACTCACACACTGGCTATTTCGAGACTCGGTCACCGCTCTCCTGGTGTTTCCCGCATCGTTGCTGTTTGGTTGGCTCTATGAGCGTCACCATACCCTAACGCTCCCTTTAGCGGTGCATATTTTGGCCAACTTCTTATTTCTTTGGGCGACATCAATTTTTTATGGCGTGCCGACTTTATAG
- a CDS encoding ATP-binding protein → MTQRIQLERSSLYLRVGLALLLALLYMGLSTQLSHAAVPLNRGIPADRSESTLDYWTERLAQNSVASEREFRQFDSDLNHSINQFKLLLQSPQTTLSDVGANRRLLAGLIDLRRRIFAQAPPALRREVYGFGELGVLSAKTEFAIVDIATHAHRFEIQQTIYSAESGWQLSAMIEARLAGQLTLLLIGFVVWRFRIVPQLQVAAVNREYSVSRWRSTLSWLLLSMRRPLEFLVLLWAVMEIISSELPRLDFSILHDALFWAVGSFLLARLIYTIGATEYRRNHTLDRNARKRWQVIFTAATIGALIGFGYDAAHDLNLAKMTLETWYLLALIPLSLPLVVFHCAVWREHIFETLARVDYQSVGIAKWCLRHQSGFSAWYVVPVAAIYLSWQWLSRSVLAVLAENPTFRILLSYLFQAEVAKQVAKSEGEEPKLLPISQSQKDEIVRGPGEHIPVDEALSRRITALVNLNRSTISLIHGARASGKTALLRGLAKQLTSQQHEESISVRIVDCPRGDFEHLLEAMQAQSFNDAQSASEVISYLRDGEEQVICIDNAHRLVTPTIGGLGEFERLIRLIRRSSDSISWILTIDTAAWRFIQRARGERFKFDLEDRMPIWASADIQQLIDSTNASLSLKLSFDRLNLPRQFDELVQPSDEELATIRFRRILSDYCGGNPGIALQLWSQSLFIDPSIPSTYLVQVFDISRDGTIDNLSVSLHLVLRSILQLELAIRSDIENATKCSSEEVIDALRLLGNLGVVERTDQGFYRVTWLWYREVCSLMQRKHLLVMGELKK, encoded by the coding sequence ATGACTCAACGAATCCAATTAGAGCGCTCCTCCCTATACCTCCGCGTAGGGTTAGCGCTTTTGCTTGCCCTACTTTATATGGGCCTTTCTACGCAGCTGTCTCACGCAGCCGTGCCGTTGAATCGAGGCATACCCGCCGATCGTAGTGAGAGTACGCTAGATTATTGGACCGAGCGACTGGCCCAGAATTCGGTAGCATCTGAACGTGAATTCCGCCAATTTGACAGTGACCTCAATCACTCCATTAATCAATTCAAACTACTACTTCAGTCCCCGCAAACAACACTCAGTGATGTCGGAGCCAATCGCCGCTTACTTGCTGGCCTCATCGACCTCCGGCGTCGTATTTTTGCCCAAGCGCCGCCCGCTCTGCGCAGAGAAGTCTATGGTTTCGGTGAGTTAGGCGTACTGTCAGCAAAAACTGAATTTGCCATTGTCGACATTGCGACGCACGCTCATCGCTTCGAGATTCAGCAAACTATCTACAGTGCTGAGTCAGGTTGGCAGTTGTCGGCAATGATTGAAGCTCGGCTAGCTGGACAGCTCACTCTGCTGCTCATTGGCTTTGTGGTATGGCGTTTCCGTATCGTTCCTCAGCTCCAAGTCGCGGCAGTTAACCGCGAGTATAGCGTTTCTCGATGGCGTTCCACACTGAGCTGGCTATTATTGTCCATGCGACGGCCACTCGAGTTTCTCGTGCTGCTTTGGGCCGTTATGGAGATCATTTCAAGCGAACTACCCCGCCTGGACTTCAGTATTTTACATGACGCGCTCTTCTGGGCCGTCGGCTCTTTCCTCCTAGCGCGGCTCATTTACACCATTGGCGCAACGGAGTACCGTCGAAACCATACCCTAGACCGCAACGCGAGAAAACGCTGGCAGGTGATATTCACCGCAGCCACCATCGGTGCGCTTATTGGCTTTGGCTACGACGCTGCTCATGACTTAAACCTTGCCAAGATGACGCTAGAAACGTGGTATTTACTGGCGTTAATACCGCTTTCCCTTCCTCTCGTAGTATTCCACTGTGCTGTCTGGCGCGAACACATTTTTGAAACCTTAGCCCGAGTCGACTATCAATCGGTTGGCATCGCAAAATGGTGCTTACGACACCAGTCGGGATTTAGCGCTTGGTATGTTGTGCCAGTAGCGGCGATCTATCTAAGCTGGCAATGGCTGAGCAGGTCTGTACTCGCTGTCCTAGCAGAAAACCCCACCTTTCGAATCTTACTCTCCTATCTTTTTCAGGCTGAGGTAGCTAAGCAAGTGGCCAAATCTGAAGGCGAAGAGCCCAAGCTACTGCCCATCAGCCAATCACAGAAAGACGAAATCGTGCGCGGCCCGGGCGAGCACATACCCGTAGATGAAGCGCTTAGCCGGCGGATTACTGCGCTGGTAAATCTAAATAGGTCAACAATTAGCCTGATTCACGGCGCTCGAGCATCCGGTAAAACGGCTCTTCTTCGTGGCTTGGCGAAGCAGCTCACATCACAACAACACGAGGAATCCATTAGCGTTCGGATCGTCGACTGTCCACGAGGAGATTTCGAGCATCTTCTCGAAGCGATGCAAGCGCAATCCTTTAACGATGCGCAGAGTGCCAGTGAAGTCATCAGCTACTTACGAGATGGCGAAGAGCAGGTAATCTGTATCGATAATGCGCATCGACTGGTGACGCCAACCATAGGAGGATTAGGTGAATTCGAACGCTTGATTCGTTTGATCCGGCGATCGTCGGACTCAATATCTTGGATTCTAACGATTGACACAGCTGCCTGGCGGTTCATTCAACGAGCTCGTGGCGAACGCTTTAAATTCGATCTTGAGGATCGCATGCCAATCTGGGCCTCAGCTGATATCCAACAGTTGATTGATAGTACTAATGCATCGCTTTCCCTAAAACTCAGTTTTGATCGCCTTAATTTACCTCGGCAATTTGACGAACTGGTTCAACCCAGCGACGAAGAGCTGGCAACCATTCGCTTTCGGCGTATTCTCAGCGATTACTGCGGAGGAAACCCAGGAATCGCCTTACAACTATGGTCTCAATCACTTTTTATTGACCCATCAATACCCTCTACGTATCTGGTTCAAGTTTTCGATATCTCTCGCGACGGGACCATTGACAACCTCTCTGTAAGCCTACACTTGGTCTTACGTTCCATATTACAGCTTGAGCTAGCGATCCGCTCGGACATTGAAAATGCCACGAAATGTAGCTCCGAGGAGGTGATCGACGCCCTTCGACTGCTAGGCAATCTTGGTGTCGTGGAGCGAACGGATCAAGGCTTCTATCGGGTAACTTGGCTATGGTATCGAGAAGTGTGCTCGCTGATGCAGCGCAAACACCTCCTAGTGATGGGGGAACTAAAAAAATGA